Proteins encoded within one genomic window of Streptomyces profundus:
- a CDS encoding response regulator transcription factor — translation MAFLLLIEDDEAVRTALEMSLTRQGHRVVTAPTGEDGLRSLREQRPDLIVLDVMLPGIDGFEVCRRIRRTDQLPIILLTARSDDIDVVVGLESGADDYVVKPVQGRVLDARIRAVMRRGERESNDSVSFGSLVIDRSAMTVTRDGVDLQLTPTELRLLLELSRRPGQALSRQQLLRLVWEHDYLGDSRLVDACVQRLRAKVEDVPSSPKLIRTVRGVGYRLDAP, via the coding sequence GTGGCTTTCCTGTTGCTGATCGAGGACGACGAGGCGGTACGCACGGCCCTGGAAATGAGCCTGACCCGCCAGGGGCATCGTGTGGTGACCGCGCCGACGGGTGAGGACGGTCTGCGTTCCCTGCGGGAACAGCGTCCCGACCTGATCGTTTTGGACGTCATGCTGCCCGGAATCGACGGTTTCGAGGTGTGCCGACGCATCCGGCGCACCGATCAGCTGCCGATCATCCTGCTCACCGCGCGCAGTGACGACATCGACGTGGTGGTCGGCCTGGAGTCCGGCGCCGACGACTACGTGGTGAAGCCGGTGCAGGGCCGGGTGCTCGACGCGCGCATCCGTGCCGTGATGCGCCGGGGCGAGCGCGAGTCCAACGACTCGGTGTCCTTCGGCTCGTTGGTGATCGACCGCTCGGCGATGACCGTCACCAGGGACGGCGTCGATCTGCAACTCACGCCGACCGAGCTGCGGTTGCTGCTGGAGCTGAGCCGCCGCCCCGGGCAGGCGCTCTCCCGGCAGCAACTGCTGCGGCTGGTCTGGGAGCACGACTACCTGGGCGACTCCCGGCTGGTCGACGCCTGCGTCCAGCGGCTCCGCGCCAAGGTCGAGGACGTGCCGTCCTCCCCCAAGCTGATCCGCACCGTGCGGGGCGTGGGCTACCGACTGGACGCGCCCTGA
- a CDS encoding sensor histidine kinase, with protein sequence MREAAPPQPEERADERPPGRAEGRVRGWLRTLLRLTSLRLRLVTVFALVALVAAVSVSGIAYWLNRDAVLTRAQDSALGDFSQSLGDRAGALSDDPSCDELRNMAAEVANHTFNYQVVLEDDRATDDRGGDDSTECLAESDPTVFRLAMVPTSLREAVRERRDGASDEDAYHLYWQRINIDGDPYLVGGAQVIGGGPIGYVLASLAAERDDLKSLAMSLGVATGLAVVGSVLLAQGAATMVLRPVQRLSNAARRLGEGKLDTRLEVRGTDELAELSRTFNGAAASLEAQVDDLSERENASRRFVADMSHELRTPMTAITAMTELLEDEVETLDPRIAPAVQLVVSETRRLNDLVENLMEVTRFDAGTAKMVLDDVNIADQVTSCIDARAWLDAVHLDADRGIVARLDPRRLDVILANLIGNALKHGGSPVRVTVREGMTERGRQVTVEVADEGPGIPEEVLPHVFDRFYKASASRPRSDGSGLGLSIALENAHLHGGDITVHNDPAGGAVFTLLLPRDSGPPQDGEDDFADGVGNTPATPGTSEEGRE encoded by the coding sequence ATGCGCGAGGCGGCTCCCCCACAGCCCGAGGAACGCGCCGACGAACGCCCCCCGGGGCGCGCCGAGGGGCGCGTGCGCGGCTGGCTGCGCACCCTGTTGCGCCTCACCAGCCTGCGGCTGCGGCTGGTCACGGTCTTCGCGCTGGTGGCGCTCGTCGCGGCCGTCTCCGTCTCCGGGATCGCCTACTGGCTCAACCGGGACGCCGTGCTCACCCGCGCCCAGGACTCGGCGCTCGGGGACTTCAGCCAGTCCCTCGGCGACCGCGCCGGCGCGCTCTCCGACGATCCCAGCTGCGACGAGCTGCGGAACATGGCGGCCGAGGTGGCCAACCACACCTTCAACTACCAGGTGGTGCTGGAGGACGACAGGGCGACGGACGACCGGGGCGGCGACGACAGCACGGAGTGCCTCGCCGAGTCCGACCCCACGGTGTTCCGGCTCGCCATGGTGCCGACATCGCTGCGGGAGGCCGTCCGCGAGCGCAGGGACGGCGCGTCGGACGAGGACGCCTACCACCTGTACTGGCAGCGGATCAACATCGACGGCGACCCCTACCTCGTCGGCGGCGCCCAGGTGATCGGCGGCGGCCCGATCGGCTATGTGCTGGCGTCGCTGGCCGCCGAGCGCGACGACCTCAAGTCGCTGGCGATGTCCCTCGGCGTGGCCACGGGACTCGCGGTGGTCGGCTCCGTGCTGCTCGCCCAGGGCGCCGCGACCATGGTGCTCCGCCCCGTGCAGCGGTTGAGCAACGCGGCCCGCCGGCTGGGCGAGGGCAAGCTGGACACCCGCCTCGAAGTGCGCGGAACGGACGAGCTCGCCGAGCTGAGCCGCACGTTCAACGGCGCCGCCGCCTCGCTTGAGGCCCAGGTCGACGATCTGAGCGAACGGGAGAACGCCAGCCGCAGGTTCGTCGCCGACATGTCGCACGAGCTGCGCACGCCGATGACCGCGATCACCGCGATGACGGAGCTGCTGGAGGACGAGGTCGAGACGCTCGACCCACGGATCGCGCCCGCGGTGCAGCTGGTGGTCAGCGAGACCAGGCGCCTCAACGACCTGGTGGAGAACCTGATGGAGGTGACCCGCTTCGACGCCGGCACCGCCAAGATGGTGCTCGACGACGTCAACATAGCGGACCAGGTCACCTCCTGTATCGACGCCCGCGCCTGGCTGGACGCGGTGCATCTGGACGCGGACCGGGGCATCGTCGCCCGGCTCGACCCCCGCCGCCTGGACGTCATCCTGGCGAACCTGATCGGCAACGCCCTCAAGCACGGCGGCTCCCCGGTGCGGGTCACGGTGCGCGAGGGGATGACGGAGCGCGGCCGGCAGGTCACGGTCGAGGTGGCCGACGAGGGGCCCGGCATCCCCGAGGAGGTGCTGCCGCACGTCTTCGACCGCTTCTACAAGGCCAGCGCGTCCCGCCCCCGATCGGACGGCAGCGGTCTCGGCCTCTCCATCGCGCTGGAGAACGCACATCTGCACGGCGGGGACATCACCGTCCACAACGACCCGGCCGGCGGCGCCGTGTTCACCCTGCTGCTGCCCCGCGACTCGGGCCCGCCCCAGGACGGCGAGGACGACTTCGCCGACGGCGTCGGCAACACCCCTGCGACGCCGGGCACTTCGGAGGAGGGCAGGGAGTGA
- a CDS encoding ATP-binding protein, which translates to MKHATAKTLGVAALGAAFAATAAGSASAMSVNEGLAHATGQVASAVPVEDAVSQVEGDVVKGGTELLTSDAVTGTLGSATETLSHTTSNPAPGELLGGLAPGALSAVTGAAGLSGVNGAAGAVTGALGALG; encoded by the coding sequence ATGAAGCACGCAACTGCCAAGACCCTCGGTGTGGCCGCGCTCGGTGCCGCCTTCGCCGCCACCGCCGCCGGTTCCGCCTCCGCCATGAGCGTCAACGAGGGCCTGGCGCACGCCACCGGCCAGGTCGCCAGCGCCGTTCCCGTCGAGGACGCCGTCAGCCAGGTGGAGGGCGATGTCGTCAAGGGCGGCACCGAACTGCTCACCAGCGACGCCGTGACCGGCACCCTGGGCAGCGCCACCGAGACCCTCAGCCACACCACCAGCAACCCGGCCCCCGGCGAGCTGCTGGGCGGGCTGGCCCCCGGAGCGCTGAGCGCGGTGACCGGCGCCGCCGGGCTCTCCGGCGTCAACGGCGCCGCCGGCGCCGTGACCGGTGCGCTGGGCGCCCTGGGCTGA
- a CDS encoding VanZ family protein: MRQHPAGSAEPTPPAERGPTEPPSSARDRRGSVPHVSPAVRVAASLSLLAYLALATWLALRPLTMMWVSPANLEPLATIRVDVERGPVEAARTLGAGLVRLAPLGALLPLLGAHLGGGRLGSLSRTAFVGAMVSLGLECGQTVAPSRVFDIDTVLLNTLGIALVHQLCYGPLRRFATTKPPQDPPPASPPEPPARPPAHASTPEPRSAPRCPRVPPTPQAPPTPQAPPTPPAPPAPPVQARMASWY, from the coding sequence GTGCGGCAACATCCTGCGGGCTCAGCCGAGCCGACGCCACCCGCCGAGAGGGGCCCCACCGAGCCCCCCAGTTCGGCGCGGGACCGACGCGGAAGCGTTCCCCACGTCTCCCCCGCCGTGCGGGTGGCGGCGTCGCTGTCGCTGCTGGCCTATCTGGCGCTGGCCACCTGGCTGGCGCTGCGCCCGCTGACCATGATGTGGGTCTCCCCGGCCAACCTGGAGCCGCTCGCGACCATCAGGGTCGACGTGGAACGTGGCCCCGTCGAGGCGGCCAGGACGCTCGGCGCCGGGCTGGTCCGGCTGGCGCCGCTCGGCGCGCTGCTGCCGCTGCTCGGTGCCCACCTGGGCGGCGGGCGGCTGGGTTCGCTCTCCCGCACGGCCTTTGTGGGCGCGATGGTCTCGCTGGGGCTCGAATGCGGTCAGACGGTGGCGCCCAGCCGGGTGTTCGACATCGACACGGTGCTGCTGAACACCCTGGGCATCGCCCTGGTCCACCAGCTCTGCTACGGCCCGTTGCGGCGCTTCGCCACCACGAAGCCGCCGCAGGACCCGCCGCCCGCCTCCCCGCCGGAGCCGCCGGCGCGCCCGCCGGCGCACGCCTCCACGCCCGAGCCCCGGAGCGCGCCACGCTGCCCGCGTGTCCCGCCAACGCCCCAGGCGCCGCCGACGCCCCAGGCTCCGCCGACGCCGCCCGCACCGCCGGCGCCGCCGGTCCAGGCGCGGATGGCCAGCTGGTACTGA
- a CDS encoding aldehyde dehydrogenase family protein: MSESQPGLKLPVLKTYKLFVGGAFPRSESGRVYEVTDAKGQWLANAPLASRKDARDAVVAARKAFPRWSGATAYNRGQVLYRIAEMVQGRREQFRAEVALGEGLSKSKAATAVDAAIDRLVWYAGWSDKVAQIAGGANPVAGPFFNLSTPEPTGVVAVLAPQDSSLLGLVSVLAPVLTTGSVAVVVASERAPLPALSFAEALATSDVPGGVVNVLSGRTAELGRPLAAHQDVNAIDLTGADAELATELEVLAAENLKRVRRPDPSEDFAADPGTGRLLGFLETKTVWHPTGV, translated from the coding sequence ATGTCTGAGTCGCAGCCGGGTCTCAAGCTGCCGGTTCTCAAGACCTACAAGCTGTTTGTCGGGGGCGCGTTCCCCCGGTCCGAGAGCGGGCGGGTGTACGAGGTGACCGACGCCAAGGGCCAGTGGTTGGCCAACGCCCCGCTGGCCTCGCGGAAGGACGCCAGGGACGCGGTGGTCGCCGCGCGCAAGGCGTTCCCGCGCTGGTCGGGGGCGACGGCCTACAACCGGGGCCAGGTGCTCTACCGGATCGCGGAGATGGTGCAGGGCCGCAGGGAGCAGTTCCGCGCCGAGGTGGCGCTGGGCGAGGGCCTGTCGAAGTCGAAGGCCGCCACGGCCGTGGACGCGGCGATCGACCGGCTGGTCTGGTACGCCGGCTGGTCGGACAAGGTGGCCCAGATCGCGGGCGGCGCCAACCCGGTGGCCGGCCCCTTCTTCAACCTGTCGACGCCCGAACCGACGGGCGTGGTCGCGGTGTTGGCGCCGCAGGACTCCTCGCTGCTCGGCCTGGTCTCGGTGCTGGCACCGGTGCTGACCACGGGCAGCGTGGCCGTCGTCGTCGCCTCGGAGCGCGCGCCGCTGCCGGCGCTGTCGTTCGCCGAGGCGCTGGCCACCTCGGATGTGCCCGGCGGGGTGGTCAATGTGCTCAGTGGGCGGACCGCCGAGCTGGGCCGCCCCCTGGCCGCGCACCAGGATGTCAACGCCATCGATCTGACGGGCGCGGACGCGGAGTTGGCGACGGAGCTGGAGGTGCTGGCGGCGGAGAACCTCAAGCGGGTGCGCCGCCCGGACCCGTCGGAGGACTTCGCGGCCGATCCCGGCACCGGCCGGCTGTTGGGCTTCCTGGAGACCAAGACGGTCTGGCACCCCACCGGAGTCTGA
- a CDS encoding LysR family transcriptional regulator: MTTPSGRPGAPSDDPVVDLRGHDLNLLVVFAVLMRERNVTRTAEQLHMSQAAVSAALGRLRKLFADPLFVRAPGGMTPTARARRLQVPVRRGLDSLKIAIAGEPGFDPAQGGAVFRLGMSDDLEALLLPGLIGQVTAASPDSSVFCLQANRMTVGGLLESGQVEVGVSAAAAWGPEIHSRTLLTSRYAVLYDPRALDRTGPLTRAEYVSLPHVMISADGTRGIVDDVLDSDDQTRHRIASTAHFAMVPLLLASTPAVATMPRHAAEVFATQLGLEVCEPPIDLPQFTVSALWHRSSAEDPRVRWLLGQLTALATRLAPPAP, translated from the coding sequence ATGACCACACCATCCGGCCGCCCCGGCGCACCGTCCGACGATCCGGTCGTCGATCTGCGCGGACACGACCTCAACCTGCTGGTCGTCTTCGCCGTGCTGATGCGCGAGCGCAACGTGACCCGCACCGCCGAGCAACTGCACATGAGCCAGGCCGCCGTCTCGGCCGCCCTCGGCCGGCTGCGGAAGCTCTTCGCCGACCCGCTGTTCGTCCGCGCGCCAGGCGGCATGACGCCCACCGCCAGGGCGCGGCGCCTCCAGGTGCCCGTCCGGCGAGGGTTGGACAGCCTCAAGATCGCCATCGCCGGCGAACCCGGCTTCGACCCGGCCCAGGGCGGCGCCGTCTTCCGCCTCGGCATGTCCGACGACCTGGAGGCGCTGCTCCTCCCCGGCCTCATCGGCCAGGTCACCGCCGCCTCGCCCGACTCCTCGGTCTTCTGCCTCCAGGCCAACCGGATGACCGTCGGCGGACTCCTGGAGTCGGGCCAGGTCGAGGTCGGGGTGTCGGCCGCCGCCGCGTGGGGCCCCGAGATCCACAGCCGCACCCTCCTCACCTCCCGCTACGCCGTCCTCTACGATCCGCGCGCCCTCGACCGGACGGGCCCGCTGACCAGGGCCGAATACGTCTCCCTGCCGCACGTCATGATCAGCGCGGACGGCACCCGCGGCATCGTCGACGACGTCCTCGACTCCGACGACCAGACCCGCCACCGCATCGCCTCCACCGCCCACTTCGCGATGGTGCCGCTGCTCCTCGCCAGCACCCCGGCCGTCGCCACCATGCCGCGCCACGCCGCCGAGGTCTTCGCCACCCAACTCGGCCTTGAGGTCTGCGAACCCCCGATCGACCTGCCGCAGTTCACCGTGTCCGCGCTCTGGCACCGCAGCAGCGCCGAGGACCCCCGCGTGCGGTGGCTGCTGGGCCAGCTCACCGCACTGGCCACCCGACTCGCACCACCCGCCCCCTGA
- a CDS encoding adenosine deaminase, which translates to MTSHETTPTPTEEQILRAPKALLHDHLDGGLRPATVVELAHAQGYSGLPTEDPEALGEWFLEAANSGSLERYLETFAHTTAVMQDAAALRRVAAECVEDLAADGVVYAEIRYAPEQHLTAGLSLTEVVEAVNEGFRAGERRAAATGARIRVGALLTAMRHAARSLEIAELANAYRESGVVGFDIAGAEAGFPPTRHLDAFEFLKRENNHFTIHAGEAFGLPSIWQALQWCGADRLGHGVRIIDDIEVAEDGRVSLGRLAAYVRDKRVPLELCPTSNLQTGAASSYAEHPIGLLRRLSFRATVNTDNRLMSGTSLSREFTHLVEAFGYTLDDLQWFTVNAMKSAFIPFDERLAMINDVIKPGYAALRSAWLFHGKPESPL; encoded by the coding sequence GTGACATCGCATGAGACGACGCCGACGCCGACCGAAGAGCAGATCCTGCGTGCGCCCAAGGCGCTGCTCCACGACCATCTCGACGGTGGGCTGCGGCCGGCCACCGTCGTCGAACTCGCCCATGCGCAGGGGTACTCCGGGCTGCCGACGGAGGACCCGGAGGCGCTGGGGGAGTGGTTCCTTGAGGCCGCGAACTCCGGTTCGCTGGAGCGGTATCTGGAGACGTTCGCGCACACCACCGCCGTGATGCAGGACGCCGCCGCGCTGCGCCGGGTGGCCGCCGAATGTGTCGAGGACCTCGCCGCCGACGGGGTGGTCTACGCCGAGATCCGTTACGCCCCCGAGCAGCATCTGACGGCCGGACTCTCCCTGACCGAGGTGGTGGAGGCGGTCAACGAGGGGTTCCGAGCGGGCGAGCGCCGCGCCGCCGCCACCGGTGCGCGGATCCGGGTCGGCGCGCTGTTGACCGCCATGCGGCACGCCGCCCGCTCGTTGGAGATCGCCGAACTCGCCAACGCCTACCGGGAGTCGGGCGTGGTGGGCTTCGATATCGCGGGAGCCGAGGCCGGGTTCCCGCCCACCCGGCATCTGGACGCCTTCGAGTTCCTGAAGCGGGAGAACAACCACTTCACCATCCACGCCGGCGAGGCGTTCGGGCTGCCGTCGATCTGGCAGGCGCTCCAGTGGTGTGGCGCGGACCGCCTCGGGCACGGGGTGCGGATCATCGACGATATCGAGGTGGCGGAGGACGGCCGGGTCTCGCTGGGACGGCTGGCGGCGTATGTCCGGGACAAGCGCGTTCCGCTGGAGCTGTGCCCGACCTCCAACCTCCAGACGGGCGCGGCCAGTTCGTATGCCGAGCATCCCATCGGTCTGCTCCGCAGGCTCAGTTTCCGGGCCACCGTCAACACCGACAACCGGCTGATGAGTGGTACCAGCCTGAGCCGTGAATTCACCCATCTGGTAGAGGCGTTCGGCTATACGCTGGACGACCTCCAGTGGTTCACGGTCAATGCGATGAAATCCGCGTTCATTCCTTTCGATGAACGTCTGGCCATGATCAATGACGTCATCAAGCCCGGATATGCGGCACTGCGCTCCGCATGGTTGTTCCATGGGAAGCCCGAATCACCCCTCTGA
- a CDS encoding carbon-nitrogen hydrolase family protein — protein sequence MTRIALAQYGAVAFDTAATVEKAVAVIAEAAAEGAELIVFPEAFLGTYPKALSFGSPVGRRTEEGRDDFLRSWNAAVELEGPELALVADAAREHGIFVVMGIVERAGRTLYCTVAMIDQHGAPAGHHRKVMPTGSERLIWGLGDGSTLPVVDSPAGRLGSVICWENYMPLLRTAMYGQGVEIYCAPTADDRESWLHTMHHVALEGRCWVLTTCQVMRRSDYPDDYAALFGTDPDDILMRGGSAVISPTGELVAGPLYDAEGLLYAEVDREEIIRQSLDFDAVGHYSRPDIFTLTTDTTPKRPVT from the coding sequence ATGACCAGGATCGCCCTCGCCCAGTACGGAGCCGTCGCCTTCGACACCGCGGCCACCGTCGAGAAGGCGGTCGCCGTGATCGCCGAGGCAGCCGCCGAGGGGGCCGAGCTGATCGTCTTCCCCGAGGCGTTCCTCGGCACCTACCCGAAGGCCCTCTCCTTCGGCAGCCCGGTGGGCCGCCGCACCGAGGAAGGTCGCGACGACTTCCTCCGCTCCTGGAACGCCGCCGTCGAACTCGAAGGCCCCGAACTGGCCCTCGTCGCCGACGCCGCCAGGGAACACGGGATATTCGTCGTCATGGGCATCGTCGAACGCGCCGGACGCACCCTCTACTGCACCGTCGCCATGATCGACCAGCACGGCGCACCCGCCGGCCACCACCGCAAGGTGATGCCCACCGGCTCCGAACGGCTGATCTGGGGCCTCGGCGACGGGTCCACCCTCCCCGTCGTCGACTCCCCGGCCGGCAGGCTGGGCAGCGTCATCTGCTGGGAGAACTACATGCCGCTGCTGCGCACCGCGATGTACGGGCAGGGCGTGGAGATCTACTGCGCCCCGACGGCCGACGACCGCGAGAGCTGGCTGCACACCATGCACCATGTCGCCCTGGAGGGACGCTGCTGGGTGCTGACCACCTGCCAGGTGATGCGTCGATCCGACTATCCGGACGACTATGCGGCGCTGTTCGGCACCGATCCCGACGACATACTGATGCGCGGCGGCTCGGCCGTGATCTCGCCCACCGGCGAACTCGTCGCCGGCCCGCTCTACGACGCGGAGGGCCTGCTCTACGCCGAGGTCGACCGCGAGGAGATCATCCGCCAGAGCCTCGACTTCGACGCCGTCGGCCACTACTCCCGCCCCGACATCTTCACCCTCACCACCGACACCACCCCCAAACGCCCGGTCACCTAG
- a CDS encoding SigE family RNA polymerase sigma factor: protein MGELMSVKQDTIDTMVNDTHATASLVPVRHGEKSGAAYRLGGRRGIGHQRPSHLTAVGATGGCAGKARREGGTEAEFTAYVRERRASLYATAYHLTGDRHEAEDLLQSALLSTYRAWDRISDKAAVGGYLRRTMTNLHISAWRRRKLNEYPTEELPESPGEQDTMRGTELRTVLWQALARLPEQQRTMLVLRYYEGQTDPEIADTLNISVGTVKSSIWRTLRRLREDRALSLGQDQEESFGELVA from the coding sequence ATGGGGGAGCTGATGAGCGTCAAGCAGGACACCATCGACACGATGGTGAATGACACGCACGCGACCGCCTCGTTGGTTCCCGTCCGGCACGGGGAGAAGTCCGGTGCCGCGTATCGGCTTGGGGGTCGCCGCGGCATCGGGCACCAGCGTCCTTCGCACCTCACCGCGGTGGGCGCTACGGGGGGATGTGCGGGGAAGGCGCGGCGCGAAGGGGGCACGGAGGCGGAGTTCACCGCCTATGTGCGAGAGCGCCGGGCCTCCCTGTACGCCACCGCCTACCACCTGACGGGCGACCGGCACGAGGCAGAGGACCTGCTTCAGAGTGCGCTGCTGTCCACTTACCGTGCCTGGGACCGGATCAGCGACAAGGCGGCCGTCGGGGGATATCTGCGACGGACCATGACAAACCTGCACATCAGCGCCTGGCGGCGCCGGAAGCTCAACGAGTACCCGACCGAGGAACTGCCCGAGTCGCCCGGCGAGCAGGACACCATGCGCGGCACCGAGCTGCGCACGGTCCTCTGGCAGGCGCTGGCCCGGCTCCCGGAGCAGCAGCGCACCATGCTGGTGCTGCGGTACTACGAGGGGCAGACCGACCCGGAGATCGCCGACACGTTGAACATCAGCGTCGGCACCGTCAAGAGCAGCATCTGGCGCACCCTGCGTCGGCTGCGCGAGGACCGGGCGCTCAGCCTCGGCCAGGACCAGGAGGAGTCCTTCGGCGAGTTGGTCGCCTGA
- the deoC gene encoding deoxyribose-phosphate aldolase has translation MPSTATALADVTASDAALRRFLHGLPGVDAVGLEARAAALGTRSIKTTAKAHAIDLAISMIDLTTLEGADTPGKVRALCAKGTAPDPTDPSTPRVAAICVYSDLVAVAKDALAGSGIAVASVATAFPAGRAARSVKLADTAEAVAAGADEVDMVIDRGAFLSGRYLSVFEEIVAVREACGDAHLKVILENGELVTYDNIRRASWLAMLAGADFIKTSTGKVGVNATPANTLLMLQAVRDFRAATGRQIGVKPAGGIRTTKDAVKFLVLVNETAGADWLDPAWFRFGASSLLNDLLMQRQKLSTGRYSGPDYVTVD, from the coding sequence ATGCCATCCACCGCAACGGCGCTGGCGGACGTGACCGCGTCCGATGCCGCGCTGCGCCGCTTTCTGCACGGACTTCCCGGAGTCGACGCGGTGGGCCTTGAGGCCCGTGCCGCCGCTCTGGGGACACGTTCGATCAAGACAACGGCCAAGGCCCACGCCATCGATCTGGCCATCTCCATGATCGATCTGACCACGCTTGAGGGTGCCGACACACCCGGCAAGGTGCGCGCGCTCTGCGCCAAGGGCACCGCGCCCGATCCCACCGACCCGAGCACCCCACGGGTCGCGGCGATCTGCGTCTACTCGGATCTGGTCGCCGTCGCCAAGGACGCCCTGGCCGGCAGCGGTATCGCGGTGGCCTCGGTGGCCACCGCCTTCCCCGCCGGCCGGGCGGCCCGTTCGGTCAAGCTGGCCGACACCGCCGAGGCGGTGGCCGCCGGCGCGGACGAGGTCGACATGGTGATCGACCGGGGCGCGTTCCTGTCCGGCCGCTATCTCTCCGTCTTCGAGGAGATCGTCGCGGTCCGCGAGGCGTGTGGCGACGCGCATCTCAAAGTGATCCTGGAGAACGGCGAGTTGGTCACCTATGACAACATCCGCCGGGCCTCGTGGCTGGCGATGCTGGCCGGGGCCGACTTCATCAAGACCTCGACGGGCAAGGTCGGGGTGAACGCGACGCCGGCCAACACCCTGTTGATGCTCCAGGCCGTGCGGGACTTCCGGGCCGCCACGGGTCGGCAGATCGGGGTGAAGCCGGCGGGCGGCATCCGGACCACCAAGGACGCCGTGAAGTTCCTGGTGTTGGTGAACGAGACCGCCGGAGCGGACTGGTTGGATCCGGCCTGGTTCCGGTTCGGCGCCTCCAGCCTGCTGAACGATTTGCTGATGCAGCGTCAGAAGCTCAGTACCGGACGGTACTCGGGCCCCGACTACGTGACGGTGGACTGA
- a CDS encoding aldehyde dehydrogenase family protein: MTTFTYAPAPESRAIVDIAPSHGLFIDGEFRPAADEAVFKTVSPASEEVLSEVAQAGAEDVDAAVRAARKAFPGWSGLPGAERAKYLFRIARLIQERSRELAVLESLDNGKPIRESRDVDLPLVAAHFFYYAGWADKLPYAGFGPGPRPLGVAGQVIPWNFPLLMLAWKVAPALATGNTVVLKPAETTPLTALLFARICQQAGLPRGVVNILTGDGSSGAALVAHPGVDKVAFTGSTEVGKAIARTVAGSDKRLTLELGGKAANIVFEDAALDQAVEGIVQGIFFNQGHVCCAGSRLLVQESVADEVLAALKARMSTLRVGDPLDKNTDVGAINSAEQLARIRELADAGAAEGAERWSPECELPSQGYWFAPTVFTGVTQAHRIAREEIFGPVLSVLTFRTPQEAVEKANNTPYGLSAGIWTEKGSRILWMANRLRAGVIWSNTFNKFDPTSPFGGYQESGYGREGGRHGLGAYLDV; the protein is encoded by the coding sequence ATGACGACCTTCACTTACGCGCCGGCCCCCGAGTCCAGGGCGATCGTGGACATCGCGCCGTCCCATGGCCTCTTCATCGACGGGGAGTTCAGGCCGGCGGCCGACGAGGCGGTCTTCAAGACGGTCTCCCCCGCCAGCGAGGAGGTGCTCTCCGAGGTGGCCCAGGCGGGCGCCGAGGACGTGGACGCCGCGGTGCGGGCCGCCAGGAAGGCGTTCCCCGGCTGGTCGGGGCTACCCGGGGCGGAGCGCGCCAAGTACCTGTTCCGTATCGCCCGGTTGATCCAGGAGCGCTCGCGCGAGTTGGCCGTGTTGGAGTCGTTGGACAACGGCAAGCCGATCCGCGAGTCACGGGACGTCGATCTGCCGTTGGTGGCCGCGCACTTCTTCTACTACGCCGGCTGGGCCGACAAGTTGCCGTACGCCGGATTTGGTCCCGGGCCCCGCCCGTTGGGGGTGGCCGGGCAGGTGATCCCGTGGAACTTCCCGCTGTTGATGCTGGCGTGGAAGGTGGCGCCCGCGCTGGCCACCGGCAACACCGTGGTGCTCAAGCCGGCCGAGACCACGCCGCTGACCGCGCTGCTGTTCGCCCGGATCTGCCAGCAGGCCGGGCTGCCGCGCGGGGTGGTCAACATCCTGACCGGGGACGGCTCCTCGGGTGCCGCACTGGTGGCGCACCCGGGCGTGGACAAGGTGGCGTTCACCGGTTCGACGGAGGTGGGCAAGGCCATCGCCCGCACCGTGGCCGGGAGCGACAAGCGGCTCACGCTTGAGCTCGGCGGCAAGGCCGCCAATATCGTCTTCGAGGACGCGGCGCTCGACCAGGCGGTCGAGGGCATCGTCCAGGGCATCTTCTTCAACCAGGGGCATGTGTGCTGCGCCGGTTCGCGGCTGCTGGTACAGGAGTCCGTCGCCGACGAGGTGTTGGCCGCGCTCAAGGCGCGGATGAGCACGCTGCGGGTGGGCGACCCGTTGGACAAGAACACCGACGTCGGAGCCATCAACTCGGCCGAACAGCTGGCGCGGATCAGGGAGTTGGCGGACGCCGGGGCGGCCGAGGGCGCGGAGCGCTGGTCGCCGGAGTGTGAACTGCCCTCCCAGGGCTACTGGTTCGCGCCGACCGTGTTCACCGGCGTGACCCAGGCGCATCGGATCGCTCGGGAGGAGATCTTCGGCCCGGTGCTCTCGGTGCTGACGTTCCGTACCCCGCAGGAGGCGGTGGAGAAGGCGAACAACACGCCGTACGGGCTCTCCGCCGGCATCTGGACGGAGAAGGGTTCGCGCATCCTGTGGATGGCCAACCGGCTGCGCGCGGGCGTGATCTGGTCCAACACGTTCAACAAGTTCGATCCGACCTCGCCGTTCGGCGGCTATCAGGAGTCGGGTTACGGCCGCGAGGGTGGCCGTCACGGTCTGGGGGCCTACCTTGATGTCTGA